A segment of the Spartobacteria bacterium genome:
GCTACAGACGACTTCCGTGTCACCACTCAATCCTGAGACGGCTACCCAGTCGCCGGATTGGCCGAGAGGGGTCACAGACATCATCTTCAACCGATCGTCCTCCACCGCAAAAACAAACGAACCGCGATCACCGGACGTCACCAAGGCATCCGTGGGAATCAGCGTCGCAGAAGATACGTTGGATAAAACCAGCGTCATCGGAACATACGACCCTGTTTTCAACGCAGGAGCACTGTTTTTCACGGTAGACTCGACGGTGAGCAGACGCGAGGCATTCAAAGATGGATAAATGCGGTCTACATGAGCGGTGCGAATGGTTTCATTCCACAAAAAAGTAACGGGCAGACCCATGATGAGCTGTGCCCCTTCTGTCTGTGGAATCTGGCAGGTCAACGTCACATCCTGACTGTCCTCGACCACCAGCAACGTTTTGCCAACCGTGGCTAAATCACCGGGATCCACACTTCGTTGTGTTATCATTCCGTTATAGGGACTAACGATCTGACAATAGGAAAGGCGAGTCTCCCATTCTTGGACATGATGCCGCTGCCCTTCAATACGTTTTTCCAAGGCAGATGCCTGGTGCTGTAATGATTCGAGCCTGCCACGCATGAGCGTGGCATTATCAATGATTTTCTCCATGGCCGAGACGGCGACAGCTTC
Coding sequences within it:
- a CDS encoding efflux RND transporter periplasmic adaptor subunit; this translates as GERPTVVRTVVSRVGDLERSRTYLGVVEPLNQATIAARVSADVSDVLVREGDAVTNGQLLVVLDDREIQAGIAAASVLVEQLEFEQKAHQANVFALQKSITYADKEADRYRDLEKKEAVAVSAMEKIIDNATLMRGRLESLQHQASALEKRIEGQRHHVQEWETRLSYCQIVSPYNGMITQRSVDPGDLATVGKTLLVVEDSQDVTLTCQIPQTEGAQLIMGLPVTFLWNETIRTAHVDRIYPSLNASRLLTVESTVKNSAPALKTGSYVPMTLVLSNVSSATLIPTDALVTSGDRGSFVFAVEDDRLKMMSVTPLGQSGDWVAVSGLSGDTEVVCSTYLGWATLSSGLNVKAVQ